The nucleotide sequence GTAAGTGAAAGTACCATTCCAGCCACGCTAGTCAAAAGCAAAGGACGCCGTCCAAACTTATCAAGGAAAACCGTGGCGACTAAGATGCAAATGGTCTTGACAACTCCAACAGCCACCGTTGCGAGTAGCTTCTGATCGTAGGAGGTGATTCCTGCCTTTTCGAAGATCCTGGGGCTGTACAAAACGACAGAGTCTATACCTGACGATTGTTCAAAGAAGTGGATACCAAGAGCTGCGATTAAAATATGGCGAACGGCTGGCGTGGGATGAACGAGCAATTCTTTCCACACGCCTTCACCATGGCTGCGTTTAGAAACCTGAACAATGTCGTCGTTGGACTGTTTGGGAATTCCTGCGGCTTCTTTGATGTCATCTAGTCTGAGCTGACACTCTTCTATGGATTCTGATGTCTTTTGTAGAACTCGCTTGGCGTCTCCAAGTCGCCCTTGCATGACGAGCCAACGAGGCGACTCGGGCATGGCTAAGACACCGATGGCAAGAACAACAGATGGAAACGCGCCGACGCCGAGCATGACCCTCCAGTTCAAGTGAATGGGGAGCTTGGAGAAGGCATAGTTGGATACGTACCCCAGTAATATGCCAATATTAACAAACACCTacatatttttaaaacaaatcaaatcCATAATATGAAGTAAatcttcgaaaaaaaaaatcgaatgaTATGTTTTAGGTCTGAACTTTTTTATCCGTCCAACCTCACAGCAAACATAAATTTTACCTTTTAACAGTAGTATGATGTTCACAACATAAAAATCAaaggggtttttgaactttaattctTTAAGATTAAACTTTAATAAAAGGGTATACTATGGAGACCAAATTttggaaccaaattttgtaaaccaaatgatatagattattatttaagagttgattaatgtgcttatttcatattggtgacacatcatttaatttgaaatttttatttaaattttggtctccctagcataatccttaataaaaatctggtgttagattacatattgattttagttctttaatgtgttctttaATGTTTTAATGTTTACCTTCGTGTAATTAGTATAGCTAAATGTctgtattataatatattttactaaacTAGCGTACCGAAATGttggtacctaaatatattataatgaatgggtgacacataagaaaataagcAAAAACTTAAGTGTACCGAAAAATCCGTAtctaaacatattatactaactagtgtaccaaaatgtccgtatctaaatatattatactaaactAAGGTACCGAAATATCCGTacctaaacatattatactaaactagtgtactAAAATgtttgtacctaaatatattgtaatgaattagtggcatataagaaaatatgcaaaaacataagtgtaccaAAAAGTCCCTACCAAAATGTTTTCTTATATAAGATATTTACCATAAATTGGTGATGGAAAAGGTCAACAAATAAAAACTAAGGTTTGCAAGTGGCCTTTTACCACAATTGTGAAAATGTATTGAGCTTTTGTATGACGGCGTGAGTTCAAATTTTgtcggtggctaatctaacatctaatccaACACAatttatcatttgacaaaaaaaaaaaaaaaaactaagggcctcatttggatgtgcttttaaaatgactgaaaatgcttttaaataaaatgtttttgggttccaaaagcactttaagtgctttatCCAAGAAGCACAAGTTATGTGCTTTtttcaggaagcactttaaatacttttcaagaatttactaacatttttactaagaattgcttccaaaaatatttccaccaaaagcattttcagttattttaaaaatacatccaaacgagctctaatttatttgaatttcaaataagTGTTAAAATTTACAATATTTTTCATAATCAAAGAGACATTGAATGCATATCTTGGCATTAAATAGTCTAGCgactaaaattaatttttaatcttgtacAAGACATTTTTGTAAACTTCATCTTATTTAAGGGTCTAAATCTAGTTTTCTAAAAATCAAACTCATTACAGTAACAACTATGTGTTAAGTTAAGAGAAATTAATCCGGAATCATCTCTATAATTATTGCATGTATTATAGGAATATAATTTGTAATTGTACTTATTGTAAAATTCCTATATAAATAGGGATTTATGTAACCCTCTATATGTAATATATTACACAAATTAATACAAAGAGTGATATTTCTATGCTatcattatatttttttttactataacCTGAACATTATTATATAACATTGGAGTGTTAACTTTGACGATTATAGTTTAATCTCACCTTTCTTTTAATTCAGACGTGTAATGTTAATTTCATGttgcaaaacaattaaacatGAAGGCAAAGAGCCCAAAAATGAATAACGATAACGAATAATTTCATGACGTTTATTAATAAtaacttacatctatactatgACAAGGCATTTATGAGTAACAAACAATGTTGGACAATAAACCTTTTAACGATTGTaatgtaattttattaaaaCGAAAGTTACTATGTATATTGTTTCTGCTGATTTTTTGACAAAAGCTTCTTATAGTTTATTATATGATAACATAACATGGTATCGTGACAAACCTCAGGAAAAGATGTGAGGAAGCCACGAAACGAGGCCGGAGAGATCTCGGCAGTGTAGACAGGAGCTATCATAAGAGCGTAGCCAACTCCAACTCCGGCAACAAATCGGCCGAACATGAGGAAGGCATAGTTGGGAGCAAGGCCCATGAGGATAGCTCCAATGAAGAAAATTGTTCCCGCAAGTACTATGGTGTACCGGCGTCCAATCCAGTCGGAGGTTCTACCGGCCAAGGCGGAGCCAATGAGGGAGTAGAGGTTCAAAGTACCGTTAAGAATTTCGACTTGAACGTCGCTGATTTTGAGATTTTCTTTAATAAAGAGTGACGCTCCACTCATTACACCAATATCTGTACATAAAAGTGGAACAAACATGCATTCTATATGAAGATAACTTTCTTTCAAAGTAGAAAaccactttttctttttctttcaattagaATACTTCAAATttcgagaaaaaaaaactttaaatcTTCTCCTGAAGTGTTTTataaagtagaaaaaaaaaaaagtacaactgTTGTCGGCATTCCGAATTAGTCAGTATGCACTCTTCTCTTGTATCTTGTTTTCATAAGATATATGCTTTTAAGGAACAACAGACCAATATTAGACAATATATATTACCATAACCCAGTAAGATTGAAGTCATTGAAGCCAAAATGCCACAAGCAATGGCAAACTTCTTTGTCTTGGCTTTCTTTGGTGGATCAAAGTCTGCAATACACGTGTTTTGGGCTTCGCCGGTGATGGTCTTATCGTCAGCTCTCCGGTCAGTCATCTCCATCTTTAATGATAGATGTGTATAAAATGAATAGAGATAGATAAataaatggagagagagagagagagagatcagttATATATTAGACAGGAATAGAAAGACCACTTATCAtggagagaaatagagagatcACTTATCAAAGAGAGAAGTACATATTGCTTGAGCTACAAGTGGAGTTCTGTTTATATAGATTTTATCCATTGGTCGAGGTATTCTTGCTTAGGAAAAGGAAACACCACTTTTCATTTGTGTAAAGACAACTCAAATGACATGAGGACACCACCGTGACAGTGTATTTGTACCATGTAAGTCCATTTTCATTTGTCAGTGGATATGGGATAGGATTAATGTGTTTTTGTTCAAGAACATAATAATATGGTCAGTTCTTAACTATCCAATCCGGTCCCAATATCTCTACTTTGTAAGAATCACGCTACTAACTGATTACATCGAATAAGAATCCACAAAGTAGCAAAATCTGTTGGATATGGTTCCCTAATTAAAGGCGTCTACAGAGTTCATTCACTACACGCCAAAACTAAGATAATAATTGCGTTAACTAAACTTAACTAACTAAACTAGTATGTGCGATTGGTTTCGTTTCAACTTCCAAAAGTCTTGGGTTGAACCAAATCAAAGTGAAAAGTAACTTCCAGTGATCGGTGTGACCTCCGGCGTGCCGTATGAAATTGTGATCATTATCTAATAAGAATGGTCGCTCTTTTCCTTAATTGCTTATAAGGAAATTGATCTCAAAACCAAATCGCTCACTTGAGAGACTAGTTTGGTTTAGTTGTGGTCTACTAGTTTGAGGTCCTAAACCGAATTAGTgattttatataataatttttttggtcgAATGGTAACATCATTAGAAAGAAGAAACTATTTAACCCAAGAAAAAAGGAACAGGCAAAGGTGGCCAAGCCAATTAAACAACCAGAAGAAAGAAAGCAGTTTACAATGGTTAATGGAGCCATGGCACACATCCCTGGTTAATATGAAACTCTCAAGCAACCTGAGTTGATTTTATTATAGAATGAGGTCCCAGTTGTAAAGCGATTAATTAATTCTCCATTATATTGGTAGTCAACATTTTTCACTGGTTCTCCATATAGTTCGCCATCTGATGAGTATGGACAACtgcagaaaaggaaaaggatttttaaccaaaatggtccatgaaatttgcataacacatcagtTTGGtaattgagattgaaaatcaatagaaatggtccttgagattgtccaccatccattattttggtcattctgttaaaaactccgttatgTGTCCAGCAGCTCTTGGTCGCaaatttgggcaattttcaaagcttcgtaactcataatatatcaaaatgaagataggaaagtgtagaacaagattatacctatttggaagcccaatggttgcccgAGATGGCCGAAAAATATCCTAAAAGGTGACTGGTTCACGgcaaaactggaaaactcgctaaaatctgggtaaactttaaacattcataacttcttcaatcctcaacaaaatcgagtgattcaaatacgaaaatcatacttctcgacacgacgaagagaatgatacctttcTTGACGGTTAATTCAACGTGGTTTGGCCGGACAACAActtgaaagtggctaactcgagaccaagacaacCACTTTCAAATCGTTTTCCAGTCTATTAACTTTAGTGTACAACTAAATGAAGTATCGTTGCTATTGGCTTTGGCAACATAAAAGCGTGCCCATTAGTACCAAAGGCCACCTTTTCTCCTTCATGTCTGAAGATCACTTTTTGTTAAGAGCACTCTTGTTTTGCCGTCCTGGTCTTATgaggtcttttttttttggtacaaacgatattattacATTAAATTGCAAATTATAGGACGGAAAAGTTTAAACCCAAGAAACATTGAGTTGAAGCGAAACAACATAACCAGCATGACAATTCACCCTACTTGTAAGCATCTTTTAGATCAAAGAAATACAAATATTTCCAATTATACGTACCACGCCCTTTTTTGATTTGGTGATCACTTTTTGTGAAGAGCACACTTGTTTTGCCCTCTTGGCTTTATGAGGTTTTTTTCTAGTACAAACAATAGTACAACACTAAATTACAAATTATAGGACGGAAAGGTTTAAACCCAACACACATGCTGAAGAGAAATAACATAGCCACCATCATCTTTTAGATCAAAGAAATACAAATATTTCCACTTATACGTACCGTGCCCatactaatgaaaaatgtttgaaaacgttaagttttaacgataaagacaaaataaagagtaaagtgaatagtactaggattgattttttttattgtaaaaatgtggttttttgttaaagtgaataataccagaagcttttcattaaagttgtCTTTTTTGATTTGGTGATTGCTTTTTGTAAAAAGCACTCTTGTTTTGCCCTCTTGGCTTTATGAGGTCTTCTTTTAGTACAAACGATACTACTACACTAAATTGCAATTTATAGGATGAAAAGGTTTAAACCCAAGACACATTGAGTTGAAGAGAAACAACAT is from Malus sylvestris chromosome 5, drMalSylv7.2, whole genome shotgun sequence and encodes:
- the LOC126620916 gene encoding putative polyol transporter 1, producing MEMTDRRADDKTITGEAQNTCIADFDPPKKAKTKKFAIACGILASMTSILLGYDIGVMSGASLFIKENLKISDVQVEILNGTLNLYSLIGSALAGRTSDWIGRRYTIVLAGTIFFIGAILMGLAPNYAFLMFGRFVAGVGVGYALMIAPVYTAEISPASFRGFLTSFPEVFVNIGILLGYVSNYAFSKLPIHLNWRVMLGVGAFPSVVLAIGVLAMPESPRWLVMQGRLGDAKRVLQKTSESIEECQLRLDDIKEAAGIPKQSNDDIVQVSKRSHGEGVWKELLVHPTPAVRHILIAALGIHFFEQSSGIDSVVLYSPRIFEKAGITSYDQKLLATVAVGVVKTICILVATVFLDKFGRRPLLLTSVAGMVLSLTCLGAGLTIVDQHHGKITWAIVLCITMVLLNVAFFSIGLGPITWVYSSEIFPLQLRAQGCSMGVAVNRVTSGVISMTFISLYKAITIGGAFFLYAGIAALGWVFFYTLYPETQGRTLEDMEVLFGKYHKWREANAMLKKTKQVDGEDNKGQIH